A DNA window from Streptomyces asoensis contains the following coding sequences:
- a CDS encoding LLM class flavin-dependent oxidoreductase: MSSLIASTRFSVLDRSRTREGHTGAEALRDTVRLAREAEALGYHRFWVSEHHGVPGVAGSAPTVLAAAVAGATDRIRVGTGGVMLPNHRPLVVAEQFGVLESLFPGRVDMGLGRSVGFTDGVRRALGRDKDDADDFAEQLRELLGWFLGGSPTGVRAQPSEGLRVPPFVLAMGEGARIAARAGLPMVIGDLRDRARMRRGIDRYREAFRPSPWAREPYVVVSGTVAVAATPEAARRLLVPEAWSMAHSRTHGTFPPLPPAQEAEAREMAAKERGFYEAGLTGQLAGTEEQVAQELETVLRETGAQEVLVTTSTYDRAALLDSYRRLAGIVRVRRGAV, encoded by the coding sequence ATGAGCTCGCTGATCGCCTCGACCCGTTTCTCCGTCCTCGACCGCTCGCGCACGCGCGAGGGGCACACCGGCGCCGAGGCGCTGCGGGACACCGTGCGGCTGGCACGCGAAGCCGAGGCGCTCGGCTATCACCGGTTCTGGGTCTCGGAGCACCACGGTGTGCCGGGCGTCGCCGGGTCCGCGCCCACCGTGCTGGCCGCCGCCGTGGCCGGCGCCACCGACCGGATCCGGGTCGGCACCGGCGGGGTGATGCTGCCCAACCACCGGCCTCTGGTGGTGGCCGAGCAGTTCGGCGTCCTGGAGTCCCTCTTCCCCGGGCGCGTCGACATGGGGCTGGGCCGCTCGGTGGGGTTCACCGACGGGGTGCGCCGGGCGCTGGGCCGCGACAAGGACGACGCGGACGACTTCGCGGAACAGCTGCGGGAACTGCTCGGCTGGTTCCTCGGCGGCTCACCGACGGGCGTGCGCGCACAGCCCTCGGAGGGGCTGCGCGTGCCGCCCTTCGTGCTGGCCATGGGCGAGGGCGCGCGGATCGCGGCCCGCGCGGGCCTGCCGATGGTCATCGGCGACCTGCGCGACCGGGCGAGGATGCGGCGCGGCATCGACCGGTACCGGGAGGCCTTCCGCCCCTCCCCCTGGGCGCGGGAACCCTACGTCGTCGTCTCCGGGACGGTCGCCGTGGCCGCGACGCCCGAGGCGGCGCGGCGGCTGCTGGTCCCGGAGGCCTGGTCGATGGCCCACTCGCGCACCCACGGCACCTTCCCCCCGCTGCCGCCGGCACAGGAGGCCGAGGCACGGGAGATGGCGGCGAAGGAACGGGGCTTCTACGAGGCCGGCCTCACCGGACAGCTCGCGGGCACCGAGGAGCAGGTGGCGCAGGAGCTGGAGACGGTGCTGAGGGAGACGGGGGCGCAGGAGGTCCTGGTGACCACCAGCACCTACGACCGTGCGGCGCTGCTGGACTCCTACCGGCGGCTCGCGGGGATCGTGCGGGTGCGGCGGGGCGCCGTCTGA
- a CDS encoding ATP-binding cassette domain-containing protein has protein sequence MPSPHEPHGAEPPVRDGFVRVRGAREHNLRGVDVDIPRDVVAVFTGVSGSGKSSLAFGTVYAEAQRRYFESVAPYARRLIHQVGAPKVGEITGLPPAVSLQQRRSGPTSRSSVGTVTNLSNSLRMLFSRAGDYPPGAERLDSDSFSPNTAAGACPECHGLGEVHRTTEESLVPDPSLSVREGAIAAWPGAWQGKNLRDILDALGHDVDVPWRDLPAGQRRWILFTDEQPVVTVHPVRDADRIQRPYQGTYMSAHRYVMKTFSDSRSPALRARAERFLTAAPCPACGGGRLRPEALAVTFAGRTIAELAALPLVELAGLLDATSEASRVLTDDLKSRIAPVVELGLGYLSLDRATPTVSAGELQRLRLATQLRSGLFGVVYVLDEPSAGLHPADTRALLTVLERLKAAGNSVFVVEHQLDVMRAADWLVDVGPRAGEHGGRVLHSGPVAELASVRESATARFLFDRSPAPARDVRTARGRLTVGPVDRHNLRGVTAEFGLGVFTAVTGVSGSGKSTLIAEITQDLPGVGRLVAVDQKPIGRTPRSNLATYTGLFDTVRKVFAATDAARARGYGAGRFSFNVAGGRCETCQGEGFVSVELLFLPSTYAPCPLCGGARYNPGTLEVTYRGLDIAQVLDLTVESAADFFADVPAVSRALVTLLDVGLGYLRLGQPATELSGGEAQRIKLASELQRGRRGHTLYLLDEPTTGLHPADVEVLMRQLHGLVDAGHTVVVVEHDMSVVAGADRVIDLGPGGGGRGGLIVATGTPREVAEARESATAPYLRKALGL, from the coding sequence ATGCCGAGCCCACACGAGCCGCACGGCGCCGAGCCGCCCGTGCGGGACGGCTTCGTCCGGGTCCGCGGAGCCCGCGAGCACAACCTGCGGGGCGTGGACGTCGACATCCCGCGGGACGTGGTGGCCGTGTTCACCGGTGTGTCCGGCTCGGGGAAGTCGTCGCTGGCGTTCGGCACGGTGTACGCGGAGGCCCAGCGCCGCTACTTCGAGTCGGTCGCCCCGTACGCGCGCCGGCTGATCCACCAGGTCGGCGCGCCGAAGGTCGGCGAGATCACCGGCCTGCCCCCGGCGGTCTCGCTCCAGCAGCGCCGCTCGGGACCCACCTCGCGTTCGTCGGTGGGCACCGTCACCAACCTGTCGAACTCGCTGCGGATGCTCTTCTCCCGCGCGGGCGACTACCCGCCGGGGGCGGAGCGCCTCGACTCGGACTCCTTCTCCCCGAACACGGCGGCAGGAGCCTGCCCCGAGTGCCACGGGCTGGGCGAGGTGCACCGCACCACCGAGGAGTCGCTGGTACCGGACCCGTCGCTGTCCGTCCGGGAGGGCGCGATCGCCGCCTGGCCGGGCGCCTGGCAGGGCAAGAACCTGCGGGACATCCTCGACGCGCTCGGGCACGACGTGGACGTGCCGTGGCGCGACCTGCCCGCCGGGCAGCGGCGGTGGATCCTGTTCACCGACGAGCAGCCGGTGGTGACGGTCCACCCGGTGCGGGACGCGGACCGCATCCAACGCCCCTACCAGGGCACGTACATGAGCGCCCACCGCTATGTGATGAAGACCTTCTCGGACTCCCGCAGCCCGGCGCTGCGGGCCCGGGCGGAACGCTTCCTGACGGCGGCCCCCTGTCCGGCGTGCGGGGGCGGCCGCCTGCGGCCCGAGGCGCTCGCCGTGACCTTCGCGGGCCGTACGATCGCGGAACTGGCGGCGCTGCCGCTGGTGGAGCTGGCCGGGCTCCTCGACGCGACGTCCGAGGCGTCCCGTGTCCTCACCGACGACCTCAAGTCCCGGATCGCTCCCGTCGTCGAACTGGGCCTCGGCTATCTGAGCCTGGACCGGGCCACCCCCACCGTGTCGGCGGGCGAGCTGCAACGGCTGCGACTCGCCACGCAGTTGCGCTCCGGTCTGTTCGGGGTGGTGTACGTCCTCGACGAGCCGTCGGCGGGTCTGCACCCCGCGGACACCCGGGCGCTGCTCACGGTGCTGGAGCGGCTGAAAGCGGCGGGGAACTCGGTGTTCGTGGTGGAGCACCAGCTGGACGTGATGCGTGCCGCCGACTGGCTGGTGGACGTGGGCCCACGAGCCGGCGAGCACGGCGGACGGGTGCTGCACAGCGGCCCGGTCGCGGAGCTTGCGTCGGTGCGGGAGTCGGCGACGGCCCGGTTCCTGTTCGACCGCTCCCCGGCTCCCGCCCGCGACGTGCGCACCGCCCGCGGCCGGTTGACGGTGGGGCCGGTGGACCGCCACAACCTGCGCGGGGTGACGGCGGAGTTCGGGCTCGGGGTGTTCACGGCGGTGACCGGGGTGTCGGGCTCGGGGAAGTCGACGCTCATCGCGGAGATCACGCAGGACCTGCCGGGCGTGGGGCGGCTGGTCGCGGTCGACCAGAAGCCGATCGGTCGCACCCCGCGGTCGAACCTGGCCACCTACACGGGCCTGTTCGACACGGTCCGCAAGGTCTTCGCGGCGACGGACGCGGCCCGGGCGAGGGGCTACGGCGCCGGCCGCTTCTCGTTCAACGTGGCCGGCGGGCGCTGCGAGACCTGCCAGGGCGAGGGCTTCGTGAGCGTCGAACTGCTCTTCCTGCCCAGCACGTACGCGCCCTGTCCCCTGTGCGGCGGCGCCCGCTACAACCCGGGGACGCTCGAAGTGACCTACCGGGGCCTTGACATCGCGCAGGTGCTGGACCTGACGGTGGAGTCGGCGGCGGACTTCTTCGCCGACGTCCCGGCCGTCTCGCGCGCTCTGGTCACCCTCCTCGACGTCGGGCTCGGCTATCTGCGGCTCGGGCAGCCCGCGACGGAACTCTCCGGCGGTGAGGCCCAGCGCATCAAGCTGGCCTCCGAGTTGCAGCGCGGCCGCCGCGGCCACACGCTCTACCTCCTCGACGAACCGACGACGGGTCTGCACCCCGCCGATGTGGAGGTCCTCATGCGCCAGTTGCACGGTCTGGTCGACGCGGGCCACACGGTGGTCGTCGTCGAGCACGACATGTCCGTGGTGGCGGGCGCGGACCGGGTGATCGACCTCGGTCCCGGGGGCGGCGGGCGGGGCGGCCTGATCGTGGCGACGGGGACGCCCCGGGAGGTGGCGGAAGCCCGGGAGAGCGCGACGGCCCCCTATCTGCGCAAGGCGCTGGGTCTCTAG
- a CDS encoding NAD-dependent epimerase/dehydratase family protein, producing the protein MTPRPPRGAGVNGSPAGRTVLVTGGSGFVAAHLVRQLLERGHHVHTTVRATADAAKLRPLHALGESHPGRLELFEADLLTEGSFDEAMKGCSVVFHVASPFLMPEKIKDGRRDMVEPALTGTRTVLAAIARTETVERLVFTSTVGAIFGDYADVREMDDRTLSEKYFNTSSTLENNPYHYAKTLAERAAWEAEAAQSRWRMVSVNPGLILGPSLTPASDSGSLFLLDELFKGYFFYGAPDFSFTTADVRDVAAAHIAAAELPGAHGRYIVAAPEMTSFHEMSVILRRHHPRDRRLPRTALPHWPVRILGPAFGLSQEYIRHHLGIRFRVDNRRSTEELGLTYRPIEETLVDHYRAWREQRI; encoded by the coding sequence ATGACGCCCCGACCTCCGAGGGGAGCAGGCGTGAACGGAAGCCCGGCCGGCCGGACCGTACTCGTGACGGGAGGCAGCGGCTTCGTGGCCGCCCATCTCGTACGGCAGCTCCTCGAGCGCGGCCACCACGTGCACACCACGGTGCGTGCCACGGCCGACGCCGCCAAGCTCCGGCCGCTGCACGCCCTCGGGGAGTCCCACCCCGGCCGCCTGGAGCTCTTCGAGGCCGATCTGCTGACGGAGGGGTCCTTCGACGAGGCCATGAAGGGCTGCTCGGTGGTCTTCCACGTGGCCTCGCCCTTCCTGATGCCGGAGAAGATCAAGGACGGCCGGCGGGACATGGTGGAGCCGGCCCTGACGGGCACCCGCACCGTCCTGGCGGCGATCGCCCGCACGGAGACGGTCGAACGCCTCGTGTTCACCTCGACGGTGGGCGCGATCTTCGGCGACTACGCCGACGTCCGGGAGATGGACGACCGCACGCTGTCCGAGAAGTACTTCAACACCAGCAGCACCCTGGAGAACAACCCGTACCACTACGCCAAGACGCTGGCCGAGCGGGCCGCCTGGGAGGCGGAGGCCGCCCAGAGCCGCTGGCGGATGGTCTCCGTCAACCCCGGCCTGATCCTGGGCCCCTCCCTCACCCCCGCCTCGGACTCCGGCAGCCTGTTCCTCCTGGACGAACTGTTCAAGGGGTACTTCTTCTACGGCGCCCCGGACTTCAGTTTCACCACGGCCGACGTACGGGACGTGGCGGCCGCCCACATCGCGGCGGCCGAGCTCCCCGGGGCGCACGGCCGCTACATCGTCGCCGCGCCGGAGATGACCTCCTTCCACGAGATGTCGGTGATCCTGCGCAGGCACCACCCGCGCGACCGGCGGCTGCCGAGGACCGCGCTCCCGCACTGGCCGGTCCGCATCCTCGGCCCCGCCTTCGGCCTCTCCCAGGAGTACATCCGCCACCACCTCGGCATCCGCTTCCGCGTGGACAACCGCAGGAGCACCGAGGAACTGGGCCTCACCTACCGCCCGATCGAGGAGACCCTCGTCGACCACTACCGGGCCTGGCGGGAACAGCGGATCTAG
- a CDS encoding lysophospholipid acyltransferase family protein, with protein MSVWLPSAPCTPRACVETTAARTGAPLAVLRLTAVVALVLAGAVLAPVSGRVPARAVRWWSRSVVRAAGVRLRITGATASTGTGLLLVANHISWLDIPLLAAVRPARMLAKAEIRRWPVAGALVARAGVLFIDRDRLRALPATVARIAAALRAGHAVAVFPEGSTWCGRAQGHFRRAVFQAALDAGVPVQPVRIGYRDRAGAAGTVAAFVGEDPLLASLWRVVTARGLVAEVEVRPPLAPAAHPDRTSLAAAAAAQVSAGEVAGRPPHVPGRGSGRGERAPDDAGAGRGPVRERRAAGQGERSRGLAGPAGHRHGAAAVGGREAGPEAIPGARGAVGAY; from the coding sequence ATGAGCGTCTGGCTGCCCAGCGCGCCCTGCACCCCGCGGGCGTGCGTGGAGACGACGGCGGCCCGCACGGGCGCGCCCCTGGCCGTACTGCGGCTCACGGCGGTGGTCGCGCTGGTCCTCGCCGGGGCGGTGCTGGCACCGGTCAGCGGCCGCGTCCCGGCCCGCGCCGTGCGCTGGTGGAGCCGGTCGGTCGTCCGGGCGGCGGGGGTCCGGCTCCGGATCACCGGCGCGACGGCGTCCACGGGCACCGGTCTGCTCCTGGTCGCCAACCACATCTCCTGGCTGGACATCCCGCTGCTGGCGGCCGTGCGCCCGGCCCGCATGCTCGCCAAGGCCGAGATCCGGCGCTGGCCGGTGGCGGGCGCGCTCGTCGCCCGCGCCGGTGTCCTGTTCATCGACCGCGACAGGCTGCGCGCGCTGCCGGCCACGGTCGCCCGGATCGCCGCCGCGCTGCGCGCCGGGCACGCGGTCGCGGTCTTCCCCGAGGGCAGCACCTGGTGCGGCCGGGCCCAGGGGCACTTCCGGCGGGCGGTGTTCCAGGCCGCGCTGGACGCCGGGGTGCCGGTGCAGCCCGTGCGCATCGGCTACCGGGACCGCGCCGGAGCGGCCGGGACCGTGGCGGCGTTCGTCGGCGAGGACCCGCTGCTCGCCTCTCTGTGGCGTGTGGTGACCGCGCGCGGCCTGGTGGCGGAGGTGGAGGTGCGGCCCCCGCTCGCCCCGGCCGCCCACCCCGACCGCACGTCCCTGGCCGCGGCGGCCGCGGCGCAGGTGAGCGCCGGGGAGGTGGCCGGACGCCCGCCGCACGTGCCGGGCCGCGGCTCCGGGCGGGGTGAGCGGGCCCCGGACGACGCGGGTGCGGGCCGCGGTCCGGTGCGGGAGCGGCGGGCCGCCGGTCAGGGGGAGCGGAGCCGGGGCCTCGCGGGCCCCGCGGGGCACCGGCACGGCGCGGCCGCGGTCGGCGGGCGGGAGGCCGGTCCCGAGGCAATTCCCGGCGCGCGAGGGGCCGTCGGGGCGTACTGA
- a CDS encoding GNAT family N-acetyltransferase: MPLSPPALAVPPGGSGYVVSLARDEDDVRAAQRLRHQVFAGELGARLDGPEPGLDTDAFDACCDHLLIRDNATGDVVGTYRLLPPERAAIAGRLYSEGEFDLGPLDAIRSSLVEVGRSCVHPDHRDGAVIGLIWAGIARYMVDRGHEWLAGCCSVPLADGGTLAAATWARVRDRHLAPPEYRVRPLRPWIPDTAGRAARTELPALLRGYLRLGAWVCGEPAHDPDFGVADLYVLLPMSRVDPRYLRHFLSLVPA; the protein is encoded by the coding sequence ATGCCCCTCTCGCCCCCCGCCCTCGCCGTCCCGCCCGGCGGTTCCGGCTACGTCGTGTCGCTCGCCCGTGACGAGGACGACGTCCGGGCCGCGCAGCGGCTGCGCCACCAGGTGTTCGCCGGTGAACTCGGCGCCCGGCTCGACGGCCCGGAACCCGGCCTGGACACGGACGCCTTCGACGCCTGCTGCGACCACCTGCTCATCCGCGACAACGCCACCGGTGACGTGGTCGGCACCTACCGGCTGCTGCCGCCCGAGCGCGCCGCGATCGCCGGACGGCTCTACTCCGAGGGCGAGTTCGACCTCGGTCCGCTCGACGCGATCCGGTCGAGCCTGGTCGAGGTCGGCCGCTCGTGCGTGCACCCCGACCACCGCGACGGCGCCGTCATCGGACTGATCTGGGCCGGGATAGCCCGCTACATGGTGGACCGGGGCCACGAGTGGCTGGCCGGCTGCTGCTCCGTCCCGCTGGCCGACGGCGGCACCCTGGCGGCGGCCACCTGGGCCCGGGTGCGTGACCGGCACCTGGCGCCGCCGGAGTACCGGGTGCGGCCCCTGCGGCCGTGGATCCCGGACACCGCGGGACGGGCCGCCCGCACCGAACTCCCGGCTCTGCTGCGCGGCTACCTGCGGCTCGGCGCCTGGGTGTGCGGGGAGCCCGCCCACGACCCCGACTTCGGCGTCGCCGACCTGTACGTGCTGCTGCCGATGAGCCGGGTCGACCCCCGCTACCTGCGCCACTTCCTCTCCCTCGTCCCGGCCTGA
- a CDS encoding succinate dehydrogenase/fumarate reductase iron-sulfur subunit: MRLNLRVWRQKNADADGAMSTYEVDGISPDMSFLEMLDTLNEELILRGDDPVAFDHDCREGICGACSLVIDGEAHGPERTTTCQLHMRSFRDGDTIDVEPWRAAAFPVVKDLVVDRSAFDRIIQAGGYVTAPTGAAPEAHATPVPKPDADLAFEHAECIGCGACVAACPNGAAMLFTSAKVNHLNVLPQGAPERETRVLDMVAQMDEEGFGGCTLAGECATACPKGIPLTSITGMNKEWLRATRKVSKR; this comes from the coding sequence ATGAGGCTCAACCTGCGCGTCTGGCGGCAGAAGAACGCGGACGCCGACGGCGCCATGTCCACGTACGAGGTGGACGGCATCTCTCCCGACATGTCCTTCCTCGAAATGCTGGACACCCTCAACGAGGAACTCATCCTGCGCGGCGACGACCCGGTCGCCTTCGACCACGACTGCCGTGAGGGCATCTGCGGCGCGTGCTCGCTCGTCATCGACGGCGAGGCACACGGACCGGAGCGGACCACCACCTGCCAGCTGCACATGCGGTCCTTCCGGGACGGCGACACCATCGACGTCGAGCCGTGGCGGGCCGCCGCCTTCCCGGTCGTCAAGGACCTGGTCGTCGACCGCAGCGCCTTCGACCGGATCATCCAGGCCGGCGGCTACGTCACCGCGCCCACCGGCGCCGCCCCCGAGGCGCACGCGACACCGGTGCCCAAGCCCGACGCCGACCTCGCCTTCGAGCACGCCGAGTGCATCGGCTGCGGGGCGTGCGTGGCGGCCTGTCCGAACGGGGCCGCCATGCTGTTCACCTCCGCGAAGGTCAACCACCTCAACGTGCTGCCGCAGGGCGCGCCCGAGCGGGAGACCCGGGTGCTGGACATGGTCGCGCAGATGGACGAGGAGGGGTTCGGCGGCTGCACGCTCGCCGGGGAGTGCGCGACGGCCTGCCCCAAGGGCATCCCGCTGACGTCCATCACCGGGATGAACAAGGAGTGGCTGCGGGCCACGAGGAAGGTCTCGAAGCGGTAG
- a CDS encoding fumarate reductase/succinate dehydrogenase flavoprotein subunit — MTYTDYRTGEPLADTKAPAGPVAERWDRRRFEAGLVNPANRRKHTVIVVGTGLAGGSAGATLAEQGYHVVQFCYQDSPRRAHSIAAQGGINAAKNYRNDGDSVHRLFYDTVKGGDFRARESNVHRLAQISVEIIDQCVAQGVPFAREYGGLLDTRSFGGVQVSRTFYARGQTGQQLLLGAYQALSRQIAAGNVEMHPRTEMLDLIVIDGRARGIVARDLITGRIDTYFADAVVLASGGYGNVFYLSTNAMNSNATAIWRAHRRGAWFANPCFTQIHPTCIPRTGDHQSKLTLMSESLRNDGRIWVPKSPGDDRPPNRIPEDERDYYLERIYPSFGNLVPRDIASRAAKNVCDEGRGVGPGGQGVYLDFADAIGRMGRGAVEAKYGNLFDMYQRITDEDPYEVPMRIYPAVHYTMGGLWVDYDLQTTVPGLFAIGEANFSDHGANRLGASALMQGLADGYFVLPATINDYLARHRGQDVITDEHPVVQEVLAETQDRLNLLLSVDGDRTPDSFHRELGELMWEFCGMARSDFGLRKALGRIPQIREEFWRRIKVPGTGEEFNQSLEKANRIVDYLELAELMCLDALHRAESCGGHFREESQTPDGEAARRDDAFGYAAAWEFTGTGEAPSLHREDLVFEYVHPTQRSYA, encoded by the coding sequence ATGACCTACACCGACTACCGCACCGGCGAACCCCTCGCCGACACCAAGGCCCCCGCGGGCCCCGTGGCCGAGCGCTGGGACAGGCGCCGCTTCGAGGCCGGGCTGGTCAACCCCGCCAACCGGCGCAAGCACACGGTGATCGTCGTGGGCACCGGGCTCGCGGGCGGCTCGGCCGGCGCCACCCTCGCCGAACAGGGCTACCACGTCGTCCAGTTCTGCTATCAGGACTCCCCGCGGCGCGCGCACTCCATCGCCGCGCAGGGCGGCATCAACGCGGCGAAGAACTACCGCAACGACGGGGACTCCGTCCACCGCCTCTTCTACGACACCGTCAAGGGCGGCGACTTCCGGGCGCGGGAGTCGAACGTGCACCGGCTGGCGCAGATCTCGGTCGAGATCATCGACCAGTGCGTGGCGCAGGGCGTGCCCTTCGCCCGCGAGTACGGCGGTCTGCTCGACACCCGCTCCTTCGGCGGCGTCCAGGTCTCACGGACCTTCTACGCCCGCGGCCAGACGGGCCAGCAACTGCTGCTCGGCGCCTACCAGGCACTGTCCCGGCAGATCGCCGCCGGGAACGTGGAGATGCATCCGCGGACCGAGATGCTCGACCTGATCGTGATCGACGGCCGGGCCCGGGGGATCGTCGCCCGGGACCTGATCACCGGCAGGATCGACACGTACTTCGCGGACGCCGTCGTCCTCGCGAGCGGCGGCTACGGCAACGTCTTCTACCTGTCGACCAACGCCATGAACTCCAACGCCACCGCGATCTGGCGGGCGCACCGGCGCGGCGCCTGGTTCGCCAACCCCTGCTTCACACAGATCCACCCCACCTGCATCCCGCGCACCGGCGACCACCAGTCGAAGCTGACCCTGATGAGCGAGTCGCTGCGCAACGACGGCCGGATCTGGGTGCCCAAGTCCCCGGGCGACGACCGGCCGCCGAACCGGATCCCCGAGGACGAGCGCGACTACTACCTGGAGCGCATCTACCCCTCCTTCGGCAACCTGGTCCCGCGTGACATCGCCTCCCGCGCCGCGAAGAACGTCTGCGACGAGGGCAGGGGCGTCGGCCCCGGCGGACAGGGCGTGTACCTCGACTTCGCCGACGCCATCGGGCGCATGGGGCGCGGCGCCGTCGAGGCCAAGTACGGCAACCTCTTCGACATGTACCAGCGGATCACCGACGAGGATCCGTACGAGGTCCCGATGCGGATCTACCCGGCCGTGCACTACACGATGGGCGGGCTGTGGGTCGACTACGACCTCCAGACCACCGTCCCCGGCCTGTTCGCGATCGGCGAGGCCAACTTCTCCGACCACGGCGCCAACCGGCTCGGCGCGAGCGCCCTCATGCAGGGCCTGGCCGACGGCTACTTCGTCCTCCCGGCGACCATCAACGACTACCTGGCCCGCCATCGGGGCCAGGACGTGATCACCGACGAACACCCGGTCGTGCAGGAGGTGCTGGCCGAGACCCAGGACCGGCTCAACCTGCTCCTGTCCGTGGACGGCGACCGCACCCCCGACTCCTTCCACCGCGAACTAGGCGAGCTGATGTGGGAGTTCTGCGGCATGGCCCGCAGCGACTTTGGACTGCGCAAGGCCCTCGGCCGCATCCCGCAGATCCGCGAGGAGTTCTGGCGGCGCATCAAGGTCCCGGGAACGGGCGAGGAGTTCAACCAGTCCCTGGAGAAGGCGAACCGGATCGTCGACTACCTGGAGCTCGCCGAGCTGATGTGCCTCGACGCACTGCACCGTGCCGAGTCCTGCGGCGGTCACTTCCGCGAGGAGTCGCAGACCCCGGACGGCGAGGCGGCCCGCCGCGACGACGCGTTCGGGTACGCGGCCGCCTGGGAGTTCACCGGGACGGGCGAGGCGCCGTCCCTGCACCGGGAAGACCTGGTCTTCGAGTACGTCCACCCCACCCAGCGGAGCTACGCATGA
- a CDS encoding succinate dehydrogenase → MALATRTDRRPSTARTVWDSTVGKKTVMAVSGLIMLLYLVVHMIGNLKIFFGAGEFNHYAHWLRTVGEPFMHYEWTLWLIRVVLVAAVVAHATCAYQLSRRDIRARPSKYVHSRPRASYATRTMRWGGIILALFIVWHLLDLTTGTVHSGGFQEGHPYQNVVDTFSTWYGNTVYIVAMLALGLHVRHGFWAAAQTLGAGSRTRDRALRATADVLALLLTAGFIAVPVGVMTGVVN, encoded by the coding sequence ATGGCTCTGGCAACACGGACGGACCGACGGCCGTCGACGGCGCGCACGGTGTGGGACTCCACCGTCGGCAAGAAGACGGTGATGGCCGTCAGCGGCCTGATCATGCTGCTGTACCTGGTGGTCCACATGATCGGGAACCTGAAGATCTTCTTCGGGGCGGGCGAGTTCAACCACTACGCGCACTGGCTGCGCACCGTCGGTGAACCGTTCATGCACTACGAGTGGACGCTGTGGCTGATCCGCGTGGTGCTCGTGGCCGCCGTCGTCGCCCACGCCACCTGCGCGTACCAGCTCAGCCGGCGCGACATCCGGGCGCGCCCGAGCAAGTACGTGCACAGCAGGCCCCGGGCGAGTTACGCCACCCGCACCATGCGCTGGGGCGGGATCATCCTCGCCCTGTTCATCGTCTGGCACCTCCTGGACCTGACGACCGGCACGGTCCACAGCGGCGGCTTCCAGGAGGGCCACCCGTACCAGAACGTCGTGGACACCTTCTCCACCTGGTACGGCAACACCGTGTACATCGTGGCGATGCTCGCCCTCGGCCTGCACGTCCGGCACGGGTTCTGGGCCGCCGCCCAGACCCTCGGCGCCGGCAGCCGCACCCGCGACCGTGCCCTGAGGGCCACGGCCGACGTCCTCGCGCTGCTGCTCACGGCCGGTTTCATCGCCGTCCCCGTGGGCGTCATGACCGGAGTGGTGAACTGA
- a CDS encoding LysR family transcriptional regulator, whose product MQFQQLQYFVAVAETRHFTRAAELVHVAQPSLSQQIKALERELGADLFQRARGNITLTDAGEALLPLARRILADTETARYEVQELVGLRGGRVRLGATPSLCTGLLPDVLRAFHDRYPGIRLLIEEGGSHDLVRELARGALDLALIVLPLPTASPALTTVELLREDLVVVSCPDAPRPGHGRRTVRIADLEGERLVMFRHGYDLRELTVAACRAEGFEPDFAVEGGEMDAVLGFVRAGLGVAVVPRMVAARSARGLRVTPLARPGLYRTIGLAHRSDVAPPRAARELQRMLLER is encoded by the coding sequence ATGCAGTTCCAGCAGCTCCAGTACTTCGTGGCCGTGGCCGAGACCCGGCATTTCACCCGGGCCGCCGAGCTCGTGCATGTCGCGCAGCCGTCGCTGTCCCAGCAGATCAAGGCGCTGGAGCGGGAGTTGGGCGCCGATCTGTTCCAGCGCGCGCGGGGCAACATCACCCTCACCGACGCGGGCGAGGCGCTGCTGCCGCTGGCCCGGCGCATCCTCGCGGACACCGAGACCGCGCGCTACGAGGTGCAGGAACTGGTGGGACTGCGCGGCGGACGGGTCCGGCTGGGGGCCACGCCCAGTCTGTGCACGGGCCTGCTGCCCGACGTGCTGCGCGCCTTTCACGACCGCTACCCCGGCATCCGGCTGCTGATCGAGGAGGGCGGCTCGCACGACCTCGTACGGGAACTGGCCCGCGGCGCCCTCGATCTCGCGCTGATCGTGCTGCCGCTGCCGACCGCGTCCCCCGCGCTGACGACGGTGGAGCTGCTGCGCGAGGACCTGGTCGTGGTGTCCTGCCCGGACGCCCCCCGTCCGGGGCACGGCCGGCGCACCGTACGGATCGCCGATCTGGAGGGCGAGCGCCTCGTGATGTTCCGGCACGGCTACGACCTGCGGGAACTGACCGTGGCCGCCTGCCGGGCCGAGGGGTTCGAGCCGGACTTCGCGGTGGAGGGCGGCGAGATGGACGCCGTGCTGGGTTTCGTGCGGGCGGGGCTGGGTGTCGCGGTGGTACCCCGGATGGTGGCGGCTCGATCCGCGCGCGGGCTGCGGGTCACTCCGCTGGCCCGGCCGGGGCTGTATCGCACGATCGGGCTGGCGCACCGCAGTGACGTGGCCCCGCCGCGGGCCGCCAGGGAGTTGCAGCGGATGCTGCTCGAGCGGTGA